CCGCACGTAACCGAAACGTTATCGAAGAGATCTCACCTGCCGCATTTTGTGAGCTTGTCGATAAACTCCCCCAACTATTGGGCAAAGCGGGAAAAAATAAGGCAGAATCAGCCCCGGCACTATTCGTTCCACCAGCAGGTTTAGCGAACAATCGCTGCCTTTCGACCAACCGATCGCCCATCCGATCAAGGCGCCGAAGAAAGGTTGCATTGCTCAGACAACCACCGCGCAGCTGCTGCGAAAGTGTGACACATCCCATTATGGAAATCTCTAGTAGGAAACATATCTGAACTGCTTTCGACGCATTTTCACCAAGATCTCCTGCTATTTTCCCTTCCACGGTTCGTCACACCTTTCCCAACATCGCGCATGTTGCAGGGACATCGTTTACGGGCAGGATCCGCTTCGTATATGGGGTGCCGCAGGTTTCCTCTATTTTCTTTTTGCTTGGCGACAAGCTTGATCGACAGATTGCCACCGATGATAGTTACGTTCACCCCGAACCCGAGTCTTGATATAACTTTCACTGCTGATCACGCGATACAGCGTGGCCAAGTAGCTCGGATGGCAACCTCGCAGACCATCGCCGGCGGCAAAGGGGTCAACGTCTCACGTGTCACCCACGCCATGGGACACTCCACCCTGGCAATCGTGCCGTGCGATCCGCAGGATCCCTTTGTACGTCTGCTCGCACTATCGGAAACCCCATTCGAAATCATTCCCACTGATGTACCGGTTCGCGTCAACACCACCCTTTCCGAGCCCGGCGGAGTAACCACCAAGCTCAACGGGCCTGGCGCTTTACTAGACGACAGCGCCCAACGTGCTGCCGCGAGTATGCTGCTGCGCCGACTCGGTGGCGCCGACTGGTTGGTGATGGCTGGCTCGCTTCCACCAGGCGCACCAAATGATTGGTATGCGCAGCTTGCATGGCAGGCCAAACAGCGCAATCCGCAGCTCCATGTCGCTGTCGACACCTCTGGATCAGCTTTATCGGTACTCCTGAACCCGACAATGGCTGCACCCGTTGATGTGTTTTGCCCAAACACGGAAGAACTTATTGCTGCTATCGACGCACCTGTCACCGCGGAAAGCATTGAAGACGCGGCGCTGCTCGGGGATTTTCGTCCTGCTGTGCAACTAGCTCAGCCAGTGATTCGGCGACTTACCAACGCCCACCATCGTCCAGTGATGTTGCTCACGCTTGGGGCTGCTGGGGCACTGCTGGTTTCTGCCACACAGATCCACATTGCCACTGCCCCTTCCATTTCTGTAGTCAGCACCGTCGGCGCGGGCGACTGTGCGCTCGCTGGATATGTGTGTGCTGCCGCCAACCACGCCCCCGCACCTGAGCGTCTCACCCAGGCAGTGTTGTGGGGTTCAGCAGCTGCAACGCTTCCCGGCACCGCTGTACCAACCCCTGCCCAACTCACCGGACTCCACACAACAACCACACACTTTTCGCCAACCACCACTAAGGTGTGACCAATCCCAAAGTGGTTTTACTCCCCAATACCGACAAAAACCGTTAGGCTTGACAGCTACAGGGCACGTAGCGCTCACCGGCACACGCGGATGGCGCTCTTCGTCGCCCAACATCACAACTTGGCAACCCGTTCTGCGAACGGGTCGTCACACCGACTGGTGCACGCTATAAAGACATTGCTCTGCGGGCGACACCAGTGATCTTCCACCATTGAAAGGACCATAATCTCATGGCATCAAAAACCGTGATCGTAGGCTCCGCTGTCGGCCTCCACGCTCGTCCCGCTTCCATCGTTGC
The Corynebacterium choanae DNA segment above includes these coding regions:
- a CDS encoding 1-phosphofructokinase family hexose kinase, whose product is MIVTFTPNPSLDITFTADHAIQRGQVARMATSQTIAGGKGVNVSRVTHAMGHSTLAIVPCDPQDPFVRLLALSETPFEIIPTDVPVRVNTTLSEPGGVTTKLNGPGALLDDSAQRAAASMLLRRLGGADWLVMAGSLPPGAPNDWYAQLAWQAKQRNPQLHVAVDTSGSALSVLLNPTMAAPVDVFCPNTEELIAAIDAPVTAESIEDAALLGDFRPAVQLAQPVIRRLTNAHHRPVMLLTLGAAGALLVSATQIHIATAPSISVVSTVGAGDCALAGYVCAAANHAPAPERLTQAVLWGSAAATLPGTAVPTPAQLTGLHTTTTHFSPTTTKV